One Sander vitreus isolate 19-12246 chromosome 23, sanVit1, whole genome shotgun sequence DNA window includes the following coding sequences:
- the fgd6 gene encoding FYVE, RhoGEF and PH domain-containing protein 6 isoform X2 — MSTGVKKPPLAPKPKLPATTKPSPPPIAPKPGLLSQSSLVSQPSPATLKRTKPAVAPKPCIPKSTASSSPVSPPPPTPSEPFILSQEQQESLGNNLSLLNSRNGILSETNKRDSDYIIPTCSCGLQECSQCQRLENGNTTEIGSDLHQELLQNGITTEGFTGTRQQEKAENREEGVAVEKGEGGGISKKPRDKPQRQRHLDRVNKEAQRTEEQKASDTLKHQESAVAEPDVSKADVQTETKNTDLTDSACDVAGSIIVSQRAIPHESSAESFQGECSEPISQASPTRLHPDLQVPAAPSKPLPVPHPRKPKKPALVRQDGLEDRAQDQVAEEQKQGLEMREDEGKLTLAGLCLSSEDEELKQDTCDNLLPQKDSGIGDDETNAPVPPPRQTSLSPRLYRTVHMPPSLNKNTSHSLVLLSHADSMSHTKGGEEHRLEEDEGDGYGDFERYPITHSLPKQIKLGCHPPLANARKAFSADDQQSPRAPPRKPQRHSLPAAPPPSICPPAPPHANTPMRELPAPPQEKTAWRFSRPYVTFFSRQMPSRSSVPPKSRAPALGGKQRAQSFSAADLATRADSQKRSLSFRKLLELRLSVKMLPKLLAKGGQSLDCTSVDSSRGEKSLERPNSCIVEADICGENGEGSVEYENVPLYEEIPEYMNLPFHSARLGWPHDSDGADSDIYEVQDPYHSYHEHDGWLGQDVHSEEEEIHSSDEEDHSSTSSKEHLDVADRQQEDEMKRKKVVHIAQEIMSSEKVFVDVLKLLHIDFRDAVAKATRQNGKPVVDERILSQILYYLPQLYQLNRDLLRELEDRVAHWSDHQRLADIFVQKGPYLKMYSTYIRQFDNNVALLDEQCRKNTAFAAVVREFEMSPRCASLALKHYLLKPVQRIPQYQLLLTDYLKNLPEDSEDYKDTQAALSIVKEVANHANDIMKQGDNFQKLMQIQYSLNGHHEIVQPGRVFLKEGTLMKLSRKVMQPRVFFLFNDALMYTTPVQSGQYKLNSVLSLAGMKVSKPSQEAYQNELNIESVERSFILSASSATERDEWLEAIAKAIDDYTKKKITFISSRSQEEAEGVVDTGAPLGSKAPIWIPDLRATMCMICTCEFTLTWRRHHCRACGRVVCQACSANKYYLEYLKNQPARVCDHCFVKLQENSDRCASTSVSPIKSGAFSFTRKQKKIPAALKEVSANTENSSMSGYLNRSKGNKKQWKRLWFVIKNKVLYTYAASEDVAALESQPLLGFFLREEKNGPAQKLQFKLYHKNTLFYIFKADDIPTAQRWIEAFQEAMILEQ, encoded by the exons ATGAGCACAG GTGTGAAGAAGCCTCCATTAGCTCCCAAACCTAAACTCCCTGCTACCACCAAACCCTCTCCCCCACCCATCGCCCCCAAACCAGGTCTTCTCTCCCAGTCTTCACTCGTCTCCCAACCTTCCCCTGCTACTCTCAAGAGGACAAAACCGGCTGTTGCCCCCAAACCATGCATTCCCAAATCCACAGCCTCGTCTTCCCCTGTTTCACCTCCGCCACCTACACCCAGTGAACCCTTTATCTTATCTCAGGAACAGCAGGAATCTTTAGGCAATAACCTCTCCCTTCTCAACTCCAGAAATGGGATTTTGTCAGAGACGAACAAACGTGACTCGGATTACATCATTCCCACTTGCTCCTGTGGGCTCCAGGAATGTTCCCAGTGCCAGCGTCTGGAAAACGGAAATACAACTGAGATTGGGAGCGATTTGCACCAAGAGCTGTTGCAGAATGGGATTACTACAGAAGGATTCACAGGGACGAGGCAACAAGAGAAAGCAGAAAACCGGGAGGAGGGAGTAGCTGTCGAAAAGGGTGAAGGTGGAGGGATTAGCAAGAAGCCCAGGGATAAACCTCAAAGACAGAGACACCTGGACAGGGTTAACAAAGAGGCACAGAGGACTGAGGAGCAGAAAGCTTCAGATACTTTAAAACATCAGGAAAGTGCTGTTGCTGAGCCTGATGTTTCAAAAGCAGATGTACAGACTGAGACCAAAAACACAGATTTAACAGACTCAGCCTGTGATGTTGCAGGCAGCATCATTGTCTCCCAAAGGGCCATTCCTCATGAGTCTTCTGCAGAATCCTTTCAGGGAGAATGCAGTGAGCCTATTAGCCAAGCATCTCCTACCAGGTTACACCCTGATCTGCAGGTCCCTGCTGCTCCCAGTAAGCCTCTCCCGGTCCCTCACCCACGCAAACCTAAAAAGCCAGCCCTGGTGAGGCAGGATGGCCTGGAGGACAGAGCCCAGGATCAGGTGGCGGAGGAACAGAAGCAGGGGCTTGAGATGCGAGAGGATGAGGGGAAACTGACTCTAGCTGGTCTGTGTCTCAGTTCAGAGGACGAGGAGCTCAAACAGGACACATGTGACAACCTTTTACCCCAAAAAGACTCAGGGATTGGAGATGATGAGACCAACGCACCCGTCCCCCCTCCTCGACAGACCTCACTCTCGCCACGCCTTTACAGAACAGTCCACATGCCACCCTCTCTTAACAAAAACACCTCCCACTCCTTAGTCCTGCTCTCACATGCTGACTCAATGAGCCACACAAAAGGGGGCGAGGAGCACCGGTTGGAGGAGGATGAAGGGGACGGGTACGGCGACTTTGAGCGCTACCCGATCACTCACAGCCTCCCCAAACAGATCAAACTTGGCTGTCACCCTCCTCTGGCTAATGCGAGGAAAGCCTTTTCCGCCGACGATCAGCAGTCGCCGAGGGCGCCGCCCAGAAAACCTCAAAGACACAGCCTGCCAGCAGCCCCTCCGCCCTCCATCTGCCCTCCTGCACCTCCACATGCTAACACCCCAATGAGGGAGCTGCCTGCGCCTCCTCAGGAGAAAACAGCCTGGCGCTTCTCCCGACCCTACGTGACCTTCTTCAGCAGGCAGATGCCGTCCAGGAGCAGCGTGCCGCCAAAGAGCCGAGCTCCAGCGCTGGGGGGCAAGCAGAGGGCACAGTCCTTCTCTGCAGCTGACCTGGCAACCCGGGCCGACTCTCAAAAGAGGAGCCTCTCTTTCCGGAAGCTGCTGGAGCTCCGGCTGTCTGTCAAGATGCTGCCAAAGCTGCTGGCCAAGGGAGGGCAGTCTCTGGACTGTACCAGCGTGGACTCAAGCCGGGGGGAGAAAAGCCTGGAGCGGCCCAATAGCTGCATAGTGGAGGCTGATATTTGCGGAGAAAATGGAGAGGGATCAGTGGAGTATGAGAACGTTCCTCTGTATGAGGAGATCCCCGAGTACATGAACCTGCCGTTTCACAGTGCGAGGCTGGGCTGGCCACATGACTCCGACGGAGCAGATTCAGACATCTATGAAGTGCAGGATCCCTATCACAGCTACCACGAACATGA TGGCTGGCTGGGGCAGGACGTCCactctgaggaggaggagatccACAGTTCAGATGAAGAGGACCACAGCTCCACCTCCAGCAAGGAGCACCTGGACGTAGCAGACCGACAG CAAGAGGATgagatgaagaggaagaaagtGGTGCACATTGCCCAGGAGATTATGAGCTCAGAGAAAGT GTTTGTGGATGTCCTGAAGCTTCTTCACATA GACTTTCGGGATGCTGTTGCCAAGGCAACCCGTCAGAATGGGAAGCCCGTGGTGGATGAGCGAATCCTCAGCCAGATCCTGTATTACCTGCCACAACTCTACCAGCTCAACAGAGACCTGCTGAGGGAGCTGGAGGACAGAGTGGCACattg GAGCGACCACCAGAGACTGGCGGACATCTTTGTCCAGAAGGGTCCTTACCTGAAGATGTACTCCACCTATATCCGGCAGTTTGACAACAACGTGGCTCTGTTAGACGAACAGtgcaggaaaaacacagcaTTTGCCGCTGTTGTCAGAGAGTTTGAG ATGAGTCCAAGATGTGCCAGTCTGGCTCTGAAACACTACCTGCTGAAGCCTGTGCAGAGGATCCCTCAGTACCAGCTGCTGCTCACAG ATTATCTGAAGAACCTCCCAGAGGACTCTGAGGATTATAAAGACACACAAG CTGCCCTCAGCATAGTGAAAGAAGTGGCCAACCATGCAAATGATATTATGAAACAAGGG GATAACTTTCAGAAGCTGATGCAGATTCAGTACAGTCTCAATGGTCACCATGAGATCGTTCAGCCTGGCAGG GTGTTTCTGAAGGAGGGCACACTAATGAAGCTGTCCAGGAAAGTCATGCAGCCACGAGTGTTCTTTCTG TTTAATGATGCACTCATGTACACCACTCCGGTCCAGTCTGGCCAGTATAAACTCAACAGTGTCCTCTCTCTGGCTGGGATGAAG GTGAGTAAACCCAGCCAGGAGGCCTATCAGAATGAGCTGAACATTGAAAGTGTTGAACGCTCTTTCATCCTGTCTGCCAG CTCAGCTACAGAGAGAGACGAGTGGCTGGAGGCCATCGCTAAGGCCATAGACGACTACACGAAGAAGAAAATAACCTTCATATCAAGTCGAAGTCAGGAGgag GCAGAGGGTGTTGTGGACACCGGGGCCCCATTAGGCTCAAAGGCTCCCATCTGGATCCCAGACCTGAGGGCCACCATGTGTATGATCTGCACCTGCGAGTTCACCCTCACCTGGAGGAGGCATCACTGTCGCGCCTGTGGCCGG GTGGTGTGTCAGGCATGCTCTGCCAATAAGTACTACCTAGAGTACTTGAAGAACCAGCCGGCACGTGTGTGTGATCACTGCTTTGTTAAACTGCAGGAGAACA gtgaCCGCTGTGCCTCAACATCAGTTTCTCCTATCAAATCTGGAGCTTTCTCCTTTACTAGAAAACAGAAGAAGATTCCTGCTGCACTAAAAGAG GTGTCTGCCAACACTGAGAACTCCTCCATGAGCGGTTACTTAAACCGGtccaaaggcaacaaaaagcagTGGAAGAGGCTGTGGTTTGTCATCAAGAATAAAGTCCTGTACACCTACGCTGCCAGCGAG GATGTTGCAGCTTTGGAGAGTCAGCCGTTGCTCGGTTTCTTCCTGAGGGAGGAGAAGAACGGGCCGGCTCAGAAGCTGCAGTTTAAGCTGTATCacaaaaatactctgttttACATCTTTAAAGCTGACGACATCCCCACCGCACAAAG ATGGATCGAAGCCTTCCAAGAGGCAATGATTCTTGAACAGTAA
- the fgd6 gene encoding FYVE, RhoGEF and PH domain-containing protein 6 isoform X1: MSTGVKKPPLAPKPKLPATTKPSPPPIAPKPGLLSQSSLVSQPSPATLKRTKPAVAPKPCIPKSTASSSPVSPPPPTPSEPFILSQEQQESLGNNLSLLNSRNGILSETNKRDSDYIIPTCSCGLQECSQCQRLENGNTTEIGSDLHQELLQNGITTEGFTGTRQQEKAENREEGVAVEKGEGGGISKKPRDKPQRQRHLDRVNKEAQRTEEQKASDTLKHQESAVAEPDVSKADVQTETKNTDLTDSACDVAGSIIVSQRAIPHESSAESFQGECSEPISQASPTRLHPDLQVPAAPSKPLPVPHPRKPKKPALVRQDGLEDRAQDQVAEEQKQGLEMREDEGKLTLAGLCLSSEDEELKQDTCDNLLPQKDSGIGDDETNAPVPPPRQTSLSPRLYRTVHMPPSLNKNTSHSLVLLSHADSMSHTKGGEEHRLEEDEGDGYGDFERYPITHSLPKQIKLGCHPPLANARKAFSADDQQSPRAPPRKPQRHSLPAAPPPSICPPAPPHANTPMRELPAPPQEKTAWRFSRPYVTFFSRQMPSRSSVPPKSRAPALGGKQRAQSFSAADLATRADSQKRSLSFRKLLELRLSVKMLPKLLAKGGQSLDCTSVDSSRGEKSLERPNSCIVEADICGENGEGSVEYENVPLYEEIPEYMNLPFHSARLGWPHDSDGADSDIYEVQDPYHSYHEHEYEGGWLGQDVHSEEEEIHSSDEEDHSSTSSKEHLDVADRQQEDEMKRKKVVHIAQEIMSSEKVFVDVLKLLHIDFRDAVAKATRQNGKPVVDERILSQILYYLPQLYQLNRDLLRELEDRVAHWSDHQRLADIFVQKGPYLKMYSTYIRQFDNNVALLDEQCRKNTAFAAVVREFEMSPRCASLALKHYLLKPVQRIPQYQLLLTDYLKNLPEDSEDYKDTQAALSIVKEVANHANDIMKQGDNFQKLMQIQYSLNGHHEIVQPGRVFLKEGTLMKLSRKVMQPRVFFLFNDALMYTTPVQSGQYKLNSVLSLAGMKVSKPSQEAYQNELNIESVERSFILSASSATERDEWLEAIAKAIDDYTKKKITFISSRSQEEAEGVVDTGAPLGSKAPIWIPDLRATMCMICTCEFTLTWRRHHCRACGRVVCQACSANKYYLEYLKNQPARVCDHCFVKLQENSDRCASTSVSPIKSGAFSFTRKQKKIPAALKEVSANTENSSMSGYLNRSKGNKKQWKRLWFVIKNKVLYTYAASEDVAALESQPLLGFFLREEKNGPAQKLQFKLYHKNTLFYIFKADDIPTAQRWIEAFQEAMILEQ; this comes from the exons ATGAGCACAG GTGTGAAGAAGCCTCCATTAGCTCCCAAACCTAAACTCCCTGCTACCACCAAACCCTCTCCCCCACCCATCGCCCCCAAACCAGGTCTTCTCTCCCAGTCTTCACTCGTCTCCCAACCTTCCCCTGCTACTCTCAAGAGGACAAAACCGGCTGTTGCCCCCAAACCATGCATTCCCAAATCCACAGCCTCGTCTTCCCCTGTTTCACCTCCGCCACCTACACCCAGTGAACCCTTTATCTTATCTCAGGAACAGCAGGAATCTTTAGGCAATAACCTCTCCCTTCTCAACTCCAGAAATGGGATTTTGTCAGAGACGAACAAACGTGACTCGGATTACATCATTCCCACTTGCTCCTGTGGGCTCCAGGAATGTTCCCAGTGCCAGCGTCTGGAAAACGGAAATACAACTGAGATTGGGAGCGATTTGCACCAAGAGCTGTTGCAGAATGGGATTACTACAGAAGGATTCACAGGGACGAGGCAACAAGAGAAAGCAGAAAACCGGGAGGAGGGAGTAGCTGTCGAAAAGGGTGAAGGTGGAGGGATTAGCAAGAAGCCCAGGGATAAACCTCAAAGACAGAGACACCTGGACAGGGTTAACAAAGAGGCACAGAGGACTGAGGAGCAGAAAGCTTCAGATACTTTAAAACATCAGGAAAGTGCTGTTGCTGAGCCTGATGTTTCAAAAGCAGATGTACAGACTGAGACCAAAAACACAGATTTAACAGACTCAGCCTGTGATGTTGCAGGCAGCATCATTGTCTCCCAAAGGGCCATTCCTCATGAGTCTTCTGCAGAATCCTTTCAGGGAGAATGCAGTGAGCCTATTAGCCAAGCATCTCCTACCAGGTTACACCCTGATCTGCAGGTCCCTGCTGCTCCCAGTAAGCCTCTCCCGGTCCCTCACCCACGCAAACCTAAAAAGCCAGCCCTGGTGAGGCAGGATGGCCTGGAGGACAGAGCCCAGGATCAGGTGGCGGAGGAACAGAAGCAGGGGCTTGAGATGCGAGAGGATGAGGGGAAACTGACTCTAGCTGGTCTGTGTCTCAGTTCAGAGGACGAGGAGCTCAAACAGGACACATGTGACAACCTTTTACCCCAAAAAGACTCAGGGATTGGAGATGATGAGACCAACGCACCCGTCCCCCCTCCTCGACAGACCTCACTCTCGCCACGCCTTTACAGAACAGTCCACATGCCACCCTCTCTTAACAAAAACACCTCCCACTCCTTAGTCCTGCTCTCACATGCTGACTCAATGAGCCACACAAAAGGGGGCGAGGAGCACCGGTTGGAGGAGGATGAAGGGGACGGGTACGGCGACTTTGAGCGCTACCCGATCACTCACAGCCTCCCCAAACAGATCAAACTTGGCTGTCACCCTCCTCTGGCTAATGCGAGGAAAGCCTTTTCCGCCGACGATCAGCAGTCGCCGAGGGCGCCGCCCAGAAAACCTCAAAGACACAGCCTGCCAGCAGCCCCTCCGCCCTCCATCTGCCCTCCTGCACCTCCACATGCTAACACCCCAATGAGGGAGCTGCCTGCGCCTCCTCAGGAGAAAACAGCCTGGCGCTTCTCCCGACCCTACGTGACCTTCTTCAGCAGGCAGATGCCGTCCAGGAGCAGCGTGCCGCCAAAGAGCCGAGCTCCAGCGCTGGGGGGCAAGCAGAGGGCACAGTCCTTCTCTGCAGCTGACCTGGCAACCCGGGCCGACTCTCAAAAGAGGAGCCTCTCTTTCCGGAAGCTGCTGGAGCTCCGGCTGTCTGTCAAGATGCTGCCAAAGCTGCTGGCCAAGGGAGGGCAGTCTCTGGACTGTACCAGCGTGGACTCAAGCCGGGGGGAGAAAAGCCTGGAGCGGCCCAATAGCTGCATAGTGGAGGCTGATATTTGCGGAGAAAATGGAGAGGGATCAGTGGAGTATGAGAACGTTCCTCTGTATGAGGAGATCCCCGAGTACATGAACCTGCCGTTTCACAGTGCGAGGCTGGGCTGGCCACATGACTCCGACGGAGCAGATTCAGACATCTATGAAGTGCAGGATCCCTATCACAGCTACCACGAACATGAGTACGAGGG TGGCTGGCTGGGGCAGGACGTCCactctgaggaggaggagatccACAGTTCAGATGAAGAGGACCACAGCTCCACCTCCAGCAAGGAGCACCTGGACGTAGCAGACCGACAG CAAGAGGATgagatgaagaggaagaaagtGGTGCACATTGCCCAGGAGATTATGAGCTCAGAGAAAGT GTTTGTGGATGTCCTGAAGCTTCTTCACATA GACTTTCGGGATGCTGTTGCCAAGGCAACCCGTCAGAATGGGAAGCCCGTGGTGGATGAGCGAATCCTCAGCCAGATCCTGTATTACCTGCCACAACTCTACCAGCTCAACAGAGACCTGCTGAGGGAGCTGGAGGACAGAGTGGCACattg GAGCGACCACCAGAGACTGGCGGACATCTTTGTCCAGAAGGGTCCTTACCTGAAGATGTACTCCACCTATATCCGGCAGTTTGACAACAACGTGGCTCTGTTAGACGAACAGtgcaggaaaaacacagcaTTTGCCGCTGTTGTCAGAGAGTTTGAG ATGAGTCCAAGATGTGCCAGTCTGGCTCTGAAACACTACCTGCTGAAGCCTGTGCAGAGGATCCCTCAGTACCAGCTGCTGCTCACAG ATTATCTGAAGAACCTCCCAGAGGACTCTGAGGATTATAAAGACACACAAG CTGCCCTCAGCATAGTGAAAGAAGTGGCCAACCATGCAAATGATATTATGAAACAAGGG GATAACTTTCAGAAGCTGATGCAGATTCAGTACAGTCTCAATGGTCACCATGAGATCGTTCAGCCTGGCAGG GTGTTTCTGAAGGAGGGCACACTAATGAAGCTGTCCAGGAAAGTCATGCAGCCACGAGTGTTCTTTCTG TTTAATGATGCACTCATGTACACCACTCCGGTCCAGTCTGGCCAGTATAAACTCAACAGTGTCCTCTCTCTGGCTGGGATGAAG GTGAGTAAACCCAGCCAGGAGGCCTATCAGAATGAGCTGAACATTGAAAGTGTTGAACGCTCTTTCATCCTGTCTGCCAG CTCAGCTACAGAGAGAGACGAGTGGCTGGAGGCCATCGCTAAGGCCATAGACGACTACACGAAGAAGAAAATAACCTTCATATCAAGTCGAAGTCAGGAGgag GCAGAGGGTGTTGTGGACACCGGGGCCCCATTAGGCTCAAAGGCTCCCATCTGGATCCCAGACCTGAGGGCCACCATGTGTATGATCTGCACCTGCGAGTTCACCCTCACCTGGAGGAGGCATCACTGTCGCGCCTGTGGCCGG GTGGTGTGTCAGGCATGCTCTGCCAATAAGTACTACCTAGAGTACTTGAAGAACCAGCCGGCACGTGTGTGTGATCACTGCTTTGTTAAACTGCAGGAGAACA gtgaCCGCTGTGCCTCAACATCAGTTTCTCCTATCAAATCTGGAGCTTTCTCCTTTACTAGAAAACAGAAGAAGATTCCTGCTGCACTAAAAGAG GTGTCTGCCAACACTGAGAACTCCTCCATGAGCGGTTACTTAAACCGGtccaaaggcaacaaaaagcagTGGAAGAGGCTGTGGTTTGTCATCAAGAATAAAGTCCTGTACACCTACGCTGCCAGCGAG GATGTTGCAGCTTTGGAGAGTCAGCCGTTGCTCGGTTTCTTCCTGAGGGAGGAGAAGAACGGGCCGGCTCAGAAGCTGCAGTTTAAGCTGTATCacaaaaatactctgttttACATCTTTAAAGCTGACGACATCCCCACCGCACAAAG ATGGATCGAAGCCTTCCAAGAGGCAATGATTCTTGAACAGTAA